The following are encoded in a window of Fluviibacter phosphoraccumulans genomic DNA:
- a CDS encoding peptidylprolyl isomerase, translating into MNIKKTTLTITLVTLLAGVRPALAQDVATVNGTVIPDSQFNQILTGALNQGQKDTPELRNTIRNELINRELLAQAASKEGVDKTPEAKLAWNQVHQNFLIELYLIDYNQKHRITDEQVEAQYDKEVSQLKAAGVSQQFKVSLITVASQAEANAVIAQLKKGESFEKVAREKSIDTSKAQGGVVGWVLPVQLTPEIGAAVTKLNKGGVTAPIQGPSGWNIVKLDDKRPFKVPTFAEAQNQLRQQLLQQQRIELINKLRSEAKINTP; encoded by the coding sequence ATGAACATCAAAAAAACTACCCTGACTATTACCCTGGTTACCCTGTTGGCTGGCGTACGGCCAGCCCTTGCGCAGGATGTTGCGACTGTTAACGGTACGGTTATCCCTGACAGCCAATTCAATCAGATTCTGACGGGTGCCCTGAATCAGGGGCAGAAGGACACGCCGGAGCTACGCAATACGATTAGGAATGAGCTGATTAACCGTGAACTCCTGGCACAAGCTGCAAGCAAAGAGGGGGTGGACAAAACTCCGGAGGCCAAACTGGCCTGGAACCAGGTCCACCAGAATTTCCTCATCGAACTCTACCTGATCGATTACAACCAGAAGCACCGCATCACTGATGAGCAGGTCGAAGCGCAATATGACAAGGAAGTTAGTCAGCTCAAAGCCGCTGGTGTCAGTCAGCAGTTCAAAGTGTCGCTCATCACCGTCGCCAGCCAGGCAGAAGCTAACGCCGTCATTGCTCAACTAAAGAAGGGCGAGAGCTTTGAGAAAGTCGCCCGTGAAAAATCCATCGATACGTCAAAAGCACAGGGGGGGGTAGTCGGCTGGGTGCTCCCGGTACAACTGACACCAGAGATTGGCGCTGCGGTTACCAAATTGAACAAAGGCGGGGTAACTGCCCCGATCCAGGGACCGAGTGGATGGAATATTGTGAAGTTGGACGACAAACGACCATTTAAAGTACCGACGTTTGCCGAGGCACAAAATCAGCTTCGTCAGCAGCTCCTGCAGCAACAGCGGATTGAATTGATTAATAAGCTACGCAGCGAGGCGAAAATCAACACGCCCTAA